One part of the Paroedura picta isolate Pp20150507F chromosome 5, Ppicta_v3.0, whole genome shotgun sequence genome encodes these proteins:
- the LOC143837290 gene encoding free fatty acid receptor 2-like: protein MEQLSNTEEMTNLSAILAIYIITFLIGFPSNLLSLYTFFMKVRKKPAPIDILLLNLTLSDIMLLIFLPLKMTEAARNNEWPFPTAFCTITSCTFHSSIYISTLFLTAISVDRYLGVVFPIKYKLNRRSVYVVVASIFIWLLVGFHCSTVFIMKSKVNDSIPSSQDPSNHVVCYKEFNKEQKRIIYPFRLELCLVLFCIPFIITVFCYVNVIRILAYLPNVEARRKQRAVGLALVTLLNYIICFGPFNISHIVGFIHSEDPNWREFSFALSSFNTCLDPFIFFFSSSAIRRNVSICWAGMRHRVQPVLSRCSLPGCKEPRDYDEKAGAVGLSTSSGLGGTGTSTELSSCGHAKKIWEVSTLDVEQVAYCTKFQGQGEH from the exons ATGGAGCAGCTGTCAA ACACTGAGGAGATGACTAACTTGAGTGCTATTCTTGCTATCTACATCATCACCTTCCTGATTGGCTTCCCTTCCAACCTCCTGTCCCTCTACACGTTCTTCATGAAAGTCCGCAAGAAGCCGGCCCCCATTGACATCCTCTTGCTCAACTTGACTTTGTCAGACATCATGCTTCTGATCTTTCTTCCTCTCAAAATGACGGAGGCAGCTCGAAACAATGAGTGGCCTTTCCCCACGGCCTTCTGCACCATCACCAGTTGCACCTTCCACAGCAGCATCTACATCAGCACGCTTTTCCTCACGGCAATCAGCGTGGATCGCTACCTCGGGGTAGTATTCCCCATCAAGTACAAGTTGAACCGCCGGTCAGTCTATGTAGTGGTGGCCAGCATCTTCATCTGGTTGCTGGTCGGTTTCCACTGCAGCACAGTCTTTATCATGAAATCCAAGGTCAATGACTCCATACCATCTTCCCAGGACCCTTCCAACCATGTGGTGTGCTACAAGGAGTTCAACAAAGAACAGAAGAGGATCATCTACCCCTTCCGTCTTGAATTGTGCCTTGTCCTTTTTTGCATCCCTTTCATCATCACCGTTTTCTGCTACGTCAACGTGATCCGCATCCTGGCCTACCTACCTAACGTCGAGGCCCGCAGGAAACAAAGGGCCGTGGGCTTGGCACTCGTCACCTTGCTCAATTACATTATCTGCTTCGGTCCCTTTAACATCTCGCACATCGTGGGATTCATCCATTCTGAGGACCCCAACTGGAGAGAATTTAGCTTTGCCCTCAGCTCCTTCAATACTTGCTTGGATccgttcatcttcttcttctcttcgaGCGCCATCCGACGGAATGTCAGTATTTGCTGGGCTGGCATGCGTCACAGAGTCCAACCTGTTTTATCCCGTTGCTCTTTGCCGGGGTGCAAGGAACCCAGAGACTATGATGAAAAAGCAGGAGCTGTCGGATTGTCTACTTCAAGCGGACTGGGAGGGACTGGCACATCCACCGAATTATCCTCCTGTGGCCATGCTAAAAAGATCTGGGAGGTGAGCACCCTAGACGTTGAGCAAGTGGCATACTGCACTAAGTTCCAAGGACAGGGGGAACACTAG